From a single Thermoleophilaceae bacterium genomic region:
- a CDS encoding NAD-dependent epimerase/dehydratase family protein, whose protein sequence is MRVVVLGATGNVGTSTVRALSGDPEVDSIVGVARRLPELNVHKVDWRQADIRTADLTSLFHGADAIGHLAWLIQPSRDLQTTRSVNVDGSARVFRAVAEAGVPALVYASSVGAYSPGPKDRLVDESWPTNGVESSFYGRHKAEVERLLDDFEREHGDAVRVVRMRPGLIFKRGAASGIRRLFIGPLAPSPLMRAGVIPLVPDIPRLRFQAVHSADVGEAYRLGVTRDVRGAFNVAADPVLDPQELGRLLGARPVRIPAGVLRALADISWRVKLQPTPPGWLDLALGTPLMDITRAREELGWTPRHTSGEALLELLDGLSRSDGEPTPPLSPSGGGPLRVRELLTGVGKKAT, encoded by the coding sequence ATGAGAGTCGTAGTACTCGGAGCCACCGGCAACGTCGGGACGAGCACGGTGAGGGCGCTGTCCGGCGACCCCGAGGTCGATTCGATCGTCGGCGTGGCGCGCCGCCTGCCGGAGCTGAACGTGCACAAGGTCGACTGGCGGCAGGCGGACATCCGCACGGCCGACCTCACATCGCTCTTCCACGGCGCGGACGCCATCGGGCACCTCGCGTGGCTGATCCAGCCCTCGCGCGACCTTCAGACCACCCGCTCGGTGAACGTCGACGGAAGCGCGCGCGTGTTCCGTGCAGTGGCGGAAGCCGGCGTGCCGGCACTCGTGTACGCGTCGTCGGTGGGCGCCTACTCGCCCGGCCCCAAGGACAGGCTCGTGGACGAGAGCTGGCCCACGAACGGCGTGGAGAGCTCGTTCTACGGTCGCCACAAGGCGGAGGTGGAGCGCCTGCTCGACGACTTCGAGCGCGAGCACGGCGACGCCGTCCGGGTCGTGCGTATGCGCCCGGGTCTCATCTTCAAGCGCGGGGCGGCTTCGGGCATCAGGCGGCTGTTCATCGGCCCGCTCGCTCCGAGCCCGCTCATGCGCGCGGGTGTCATCCCGCTCGTTCCCGACATCCCGCGGCTGCGCTTCCAGGCCGTGCATTCCGCGGACGTTGGCGAGGCGTACCGTCTGGGCGTCACCCGTGACGTCCGCGGGGCCTTCAACGTCGCGGCGGACCCTGTGCTCGACCCGCAGGAGCTCGGCCGGCTGCTGGGCGCCCGCCCCGTGCGGATTCCGGCGGGAGTACTTCGCGCACTTGCCGACATCAGCTGGCGCGTGAAGCTTCAGCCCACCCCTCCCGGCTGGCTCGACCTCGCGCTCGGAACGCCCCTCATGGACATCACGCGCGCGCGGGAGGAGCTCGGCTGGACACCGCGGCACACCTCTGGCGAGGCGCTCCTCGAACTGCTCGACGGGTTGAGCAGGTCCGACGGCGAGCCCACTCCCCCACTCTCGCCGAGCGGCGGCGGGCCGCTCCGCGTGCGCGAGCTGCTCACCGGAGTGGGCAAGAAGGCCACCTGA
- a CDS encoding cupin domain-containing protein, whose translation MRDDVPIHIDDVRPHRWDAGEIGASRKRLAQAAGAKRLGVAIIEIDPGKRSTPPHSHADEDEAFLVLAGRGLSYQLSARGEARTYEIGVDDLLWHPSNGDAHTLIAGPEGLTVLVAAEGTRNHVTYLPRTNQFWMGPVWSPADTPPPFNADAELGPLELPEPTRERPPTIRNLSELPIEEFRQGRLASAARGVHQMGADRIVLAQDEMPPDTHNTDLHFHSAREEAWFVRGGSGIARLGEQAHELRTGSFWLCRENTGVGHRVEVGAGGMQLVTMGDLIPGDVCVYPEKRTFKPARGLEVPY comes from the coding sequence GTCCGCCCGCACCGCTGGGACGCGGGCGAGATCGGTGCCTCTCGCAAGCGGCTCGCACAGGCCGCGGGCGCGAAGCGGCTCGGCGTGGCGATCATCGAGATCGATCCCGGCAAGCGCTCCACCCCACCCCACAGCCACGCCGACGAGGACGAGGCGTTCCTCGTGCTCGCCGGGCGCGGCCTGAGCTATCAGCTCTCCGCGCGGGGCGAGGCGCGCACCTACGAGATCGGGGTGGACGACCTGCTGTGGCATCCGTCCAACGGGGACGCCCACACCCTCATCGCGGGCCCGGAAGGCCTGACGGTGCTCGTGGCCGCCGAGGGCACTCGCAACCACGTGACCTACCTGCCGCGCACGAACCAGTTCTGGATGGGACCGGTGTGGTCGCCGGCCGACACGCCGCCGCCGTTCAACGCAGACGCGGAGCTCGGTCCGCTCGAGCTCCCGGAGCCGACGAGGGAGCGGCCGCCCACGATCCGCAACCTCAGCGAGTTGCCGATCGAGGAGTTCCGCCAGGGCAGGCTCGCGTCCGCCGCGCGAGGCGTCCACCAGATGGGCGCGGACAGGATCGTGCTCGCGCAGGACGAGATGCCGCCGGACACTCACAACACGGACCTTCACTTCCACTCCGCGCGCGAGGAGGCGTGGTTCGTCCGCGGCGGCAGCGGCATTGCGCGGCTCGGCGAGCAGGCACACGAGCTGCGCACCGGCTCGTTCTGGCTCTGCCGCGAGAACACGGGCGTGGGACACCGCGTGGAGGTGGGCGCGGGTGGGATGCAGCTCGTGACGATGGGCGATCTCATCCCGGGCGACGTGTGCGTGTATCCCGAGAAGCGCACGTTCAAGCCGGCGCGCGGCCTGGAGGTTCCGTACTAG